In Microbulbifer sp. GL-2, the following are encoded in one genomic region:
- a CDS encoding S9 family peptidase yields MKVVSKVIQLALLSFVFNIGSAVAMPAETYFKPIETMTAQISPDGKFVASVAQSDESQKLVIWSGVDGSKRTLIDLNTLTHRDASIRFIRWIGPRYIVAQFKEIKKGVRNLLDTKPAYRLLVLDVLGPESQPPKILEVKTSGWLVHALPGKPGHFLYAKSGVYSKVYSLDVSKLNPLNQKSSKLIRKDGGQFTAKNEVASVEGYAVRWFFDLKGQPESVLYFNEGELRLSKIADGISATAIKSWTKEGMEEEPNPDEEYGILIPVSKSPEADTYFCLDTGAEKDRTVYHCNFSTGEESVVFRSDSYDIVDLIIEESTGGLIGVKVVRDGRLEYQYIDERIQLNDEMASLLKTTIGNSIDNAVKLYYSETHEQPGRYFIRKQGQKSDQFVASKYPHLDGWLESRQYHDWIKVEGMDIPYVLTMPKGNGPYPLIVMPHGGPLGIFDHQYFDYYTQFFVANKYAVLRVNYRGSSGYSAELEEAGIQQWGNLILEDIYQTTKAVSDRNDIMSSKICAVGMSYGGYAALMMAIKHQQLFRCAISVAGVTDVNLYLNSPYATEAQSKWLLENVGDTVKNYNILKDVSPVYLAQDLNRPVFIIHGEKDEVVDIEHMHRMNMMLSKFDKDYEWKAYPDMAHGPTDNEHHVAVFRSIVDFLEENMK; encoded by the coding sequence GTGAAGGTTGTTTCTAAGGTGATTCAATTAGCTCTATTGAGTTTCGTATTTAATATTGGGTCGGCAGTTGCGATGCCCGCAGAAACTTACTTCAAGCCTATAGAAACTATGACTGCTCAGATTAGCCCTGATGGTAAGTTTGTAGCTTCTGTAGCTCAGAGTGACGAAAGTCAGAAGTTGGTTATTTGGAGTGGTGTGGATGGATCTAAGAGGACGTTGATTGATCTCAACACCTTAACACATAGGGATGCGTCAATTCGATTCATTCGCTGGATCGGCCCTAGATATATTGTTGCGCAGTTTAAGGAAATAAAGAAAGGGGTTAGAAATTTACTCGATACCAAGCCCGCTTATCGGTTATTGGTGCTTGATGTTTTAGGTCCTGAAAGTCAACCGCCAAAAATACTTGAGGTAAAAACATCAGGTTGGTTAGTGCATGCCTTACCGGGCAAGCCCGGTCATTTTCTATACGCTAAGAGTGGTGTTTATTCCAAAGTATACAGTCTCGACGTGTCAAAGCTTAACCCGCTTAATCAGAAATCGAGCAAGCTTATACGAAAAGATGGCGGCCAATTTACAGCTAAAAATGAAGTAGCCTCAGTTGAGGGGTATGCGGTACGGTGGTTTTTCGACCTGAAAGGTCAGCCAGAATCTGTCTTGTATTTCAATGAAGGGGAGCTTCGCCTAAGTAAGATTGCCGACGGTATTTCTGCAACTGCAATAAAAAGCTGGACCAAAGAAGGTATGGAGGAGGAGCCAAATCCAGACGAGGAGTATGGTATTCTTATTCCTGTGTCTAAAAGCCCGGAGGCTGATACTTACTTTTGCCTGGATACAGGTGCAGAGAAAGATCGCACCGTTTATCATTGTAATTTTTCCACTGGAGAAGAAAGCGTAGTTTTTCGATCAGATAGCTATGATATCGTTGATCTGATTATAGAAGAATCAACCGGGGGATTAATTGGTGTAAAGGTAGTCCGGGATGGAAGGTTAGAGTATCAGTATATAGATGAACGTATACAGTTAAATGATGAAATGGCTAGTTTGCTGAAAACAACCATAGGAAATAGTATCGATAATGCGGTAAAGCTTTACTATAGTGAGACACACGAACAGCCTGGACGCTATTTCATCCGAAAGCAAGGGCAAAAATCTGACCAGTTTGTTGCTTCCAAGTATCCTCATTTAGATGGTTGGCTTGAGAGCCGCCAGTACCATGATTGGATTAAGGTAGAGGGAATGGATATTCCTTACGTGTTGACCATGCCGAAGGGAAATGGGCCATATCCTCTTATTGTAATGCCGCATGGCGGCCCGCTGGGCATTTTTGATCATCAGTATTTTGATTACTATACACAATTTTTCGTAGCGAATAAGTACGCTGTTCTTAGAGTAAATTACCGAGGATCGAGTGGCTATTCAGCGGAGCTGGAAGAGGCTGGTATTCAACAGTGGGGTAACTTGATACTTGAGGATATTTACCAAACCACAAAGGCGGTTAGTGATCGTAACGATATTATGTCCTCAAAAATTTGCGCAGTGGGGATGAGTTATGGTGGTTATGCAGCATTGATGATGGCTATCAAACACCAACAATTATTTCGTTGTGCAATCAGTGTAGCTGGCGTTACAGATGTTAACTTATACTTAAACTCTCCTTACGCAACAGAGGCTCAGAGTAAATGGTTGCTGGAGAATGTTGGCGACACTGTTAAAAATTACAATATTTTGAAAGATGTTTCCCCTGTATACTTGGCCCAAGATCTCAATCGCCCAGTATTTATTATTCATGGCGAGAAGGATGAGGTTGTCGATATAGAGCATATGCATCGCATGAATATGATGTTGAGTAAATTTGATAAAGATTATGAATGGAAAGCTTACCCAGATATGGCTCACGGCCCTACTGATAATGAGCATCATGTAGCTGTTTTTCGCTCAATTGTCGACTTCCTTGAAGAAAATATGAAGTGA
- a CDS encoding SulP family inorganic anion transporter, producing MMATQQLFRWFPILATLNGYDRDTLIRDLLAAAIVTVLLIPQSLAYALLAGLPAEVGLYASMVPLIVYGVFGTSNTLSVGPVAVVSLMSAAALGEVTASGTVGYLSAAAALALLSGVILAVLGALRLGMLANFLSHPVISGFITASALLIALSQFRHLLGVPANGDTAPELMASLWENINAVNNLALITGLGVVLFLYWARAYAAKLLKALGLSSSTADLLSKAAPVLGVLATIALSFWMDFETQQVALVGLIPAGLPSLTMPIISLPLLEALLVPALMIAIIGYVESVSVAKTLAAKRRQRIDTNQELVALGMANVGAGFSGGFPVSGGFSRSVVNDAAGAQTQFASIFTAVGIALAALFLTPFLYYLPKTTLAATIIVAVLSLVDFSILRKTWRFAKADFIAVTLTIAVTLLFGVEHGVACGVGTSLLLFIYRASNPHIAEVGLVEGTEHFRNIHRHKVKTIPEILTFRVDGRLIFSNIGVLEERIYTGLATNSQVKHVILMCSAVNEIDWSALEVLESINANLLDRDIQLHMSEVKGPVMDSLEKSSFLQKLSGGVFLSQYQAFSAVRIS from the coding sequence ATGATGGCTACGCAGCAACTCTTCAGATGGTTTCCCATTCTTGCCACCCTCAACGGATATGATCGGGACACTTTAATCCGCGACCTGTTAGCAGCCGCTATTGTTACGGTATTGCTAATTCCCCAGTCTCTTGCCTATGCATTGCTCGCCGGCCTGCCCGCAGAAGTTGGTCTCTATGCGAGTATGGTGCCGCTTATCGTCTATGGCGTATTTGGTACCAGCAATACTTTGTCGGTGGGGCCGGTTGCAGTGGTTTCCCTGATGAGTGCTGCTGCCTTGGGAGAAGTGACCGCATCGGGCACTGTAGGTTACCTGAGCGCGGCGGCAGCACTAGCGCTGTTATCTGGGGTAATCCTCGCCGTGCTGGGGGCTTTGCGACTCGGGATGCTCGCTAATTTTCTCTCCCACCCAGTGATATCCGGCTTTATTACCGCATCCGCACTACTGATCGCACTTAGTCAGTTTCGACACTTGTTGGGTGTGCCTGCCAATGGCGATACCGCGCCTGAATTGATGGCTTCCCTGTGGGAAAATATTAATGCAGTTAATAACCTGGCTTTGATAACCGGTTTGGGGGTGGTGCTATTTCTGTACTGGGCACGGGCTTATGCAGCAAAACTACTAAAAGCACTTGGTTTGTCTTCAAGCACCGCTGATCTGTTATCTAAAGCCGCGCCTGTTTTGGGAGTGCTGGCAACGATCGCATTATCATTCTGGATGGACTTTGAAACACAACAAGTAGCGCTGGTTGGTCTTATCCCAGCAGGTTTACCTTCACTCACCATGCCAATAATATCGTTGCCGCTACTTGAAGCGTTATTGGTGCCGGCATTGATGATTGCGATCATTGGCTATGTGGAATCTGTATCTGTTGCCAAAACGTTAGCGGCCAAGCGTAGGCAGAGAATTGATACCAATCAGGAATTGGTCGCCCTGGGTATGGCCAATGTGGGGGCTGGCTTCTCTGGTGGATTTCCTGTGAGTGGCGGCTTTTCCCGTTCAGTGGTAAATGATGCAGCTGGAGCACAAACGCAGTTTGCCAGTATCTTTACCGCGGTAGGAATCGCCCTTGCCGCGCTTTTCTTGACCCCATTCCTCTACTACCTCCCCAAAACAACCCTTGCCGCCACCATTATTGTTGCGGTTCTATCATTGGTAGACTTCTCTATTCTGCGTAAAACCTGGCGTTTTGCGAAAGCAGATTTTATCGCGGTAACCCTAACCATTGCGGTAACACTATTATTTGGTGTAGAGCACGGTGTCGCTTGCGGAGTAGGGACTTCACTACTCCTGTTTATCTATCGGGCATCGAACCCCCATATTGCCGAAGTAGGGTTAGTGGAAGGCACCGAACACTTCCGCAATATTCACCGACACAAAGTAAAGACTATTCCAGAAATTCTTACCTTTCGTGTGGATGGCCGGTTGATTTTTTCCAATATTGGCGTTTTAGAAGAGCGTATCTACACAGGTCTCGCCACTAATTCACAAGTAAAGCATGTAATTCTGATGTGTAGTGCTGTGAACGAAATAGATTGGAGTGCTCTGGAGGTGCTGGAATCTATCAATGCCAATTTGTTGGATAGGGACATTCAACTCCATATGTCGGAAGTTAAGGGGCCGGTGATGGATAGTTTGGAGAAGAGCAGTTTTTTGCAGAAGCTTTCTGGGGGGGTGTTTTTGAGCCAGTATCAGGCGTTTAGTGCGGTACGAATAAGTTAA
- a CDS encoding TIGR01244 family sulfur transferase, giving the protein MNIKELDDQVSVSEHINCEAIISLAQSGVQVVVCNCPEGESEAHPSYTEMEQAAEEAGIKFVAIPFTRGRMMREHCEAFRDVLQAASKVHAFCRTGNRSSQVWAGAKILMGADKQELRSMAQEAGFDISATLITIEP; this is encoded by the coding sequence ATGAATATTAAAGAACTGGATGACCAAGTTAGTGTTTCCGAGCATATTAATTGCGAAGCTATAATATCACTGGCGCAAAGTGGCGTGCAGGTTGTGGTCTGTAACTGTCCGGAAGGGGAAAGTGAAGCGCACCCCAGCTACACAGAGATGGAGCAAGCAGCGGAAGAGGCCGGTATTAAGTTTGTAGCTATTCCCTTTACCCGTGGGCGTATGATGCGTGAGCACTGCGAAGCATTCCGCGATGTGCTGCAAGCAGCGAGTAAAGTGCATGCGTTTTGCCGAACCGGTAACCGCTCCAGTCAGGTTTGGGCGGGAGCCAAAATTCTGATGGGTGCCGACAAGCAGGAGTTGCGCTCCATGGCTCAGGAGGCGGGTTTTGATATCAGCGCAACATTGATCACCATTGAACCCTAG
- a CDS encoding MBL fold metallo-hydrolase, giving the protein MHQEKQGAQVQPFLDKDTETWSYVVYDKEGGSAAVVDAVLNFDTVSGRTSSKGAEEMVAFIRDKQLTLEWILETHAHADHLSAAPFLREQLGGRIAIGDQICQVQRIFRDVFNLEREFLADGSQFDHLFKDDDTFKVGELEVRVMYSPGHTPADMVWLIGDALFVGDTLFMPDVGSARCDFPGGDARQLYQSARKILSLPEETRMFMCHDYPPKGKRDYQFETSVGIQRRENIHLREGVSEEEFVEIRKKRDACLSMPKLIIPSVQVNIRAGQMPPAESNGTVYLKVPLNQL; this is encoded by the coding sequence ATGCATCAAGAAAAGCAAGGCGCTCAGGTACAGCCATTTCTCGATAAGGACACGGAAACCTGGAGTTATGTGGTATACGACAAGGAGGGCGGTTCCGCTGCGGTAGTGGACGCTGTTCTGAATTTCGATACGGTATCCGGCCGCACCAGTAGCAAAGGTGCAGAGGAAATGGTTGCGTTTATTCGTGATAAGCAGCTGACGCTCGAATGGATACTGGAAACCCACGCCCATGCGGATCACCTCTCGGCGGCCCCCTTTTTACGGGAGCAACTGGGTGGGCGTATCGCTATCGGTGACCAGATTTGCCAGGTGCAGAGAATTTTTCGCGATGTCTTTAACCTGGAGCGGGAGTTCCTCGCAGACGGCAGCCAGTTTGATCATCTCTTTAAGGATGACGACACCTTTAAGGTGGGGGAGCTGGAGGTGCGAGTGATGTATAGCCCTGGGCATACCCCAGCGGATATGGTTTGGTTAATCGGCGATGCCCTTTTTGTGGGAGATACCCTGTTTATGCCGGATGTTGGCAGTGCCCGCTGCGATTTTCCTGGGGGTGATGCTAGGCAGTTGTATCAGTCAGCACGCAAGATATTGTCTCTGCCGGAAGAAACCCGCATGTTTATGTGTCACGATTATCCGCCCAAAGGCAAGCGGGATTACCAGTTTGAAACCAGTGTAGGGATTCAGCGCAGGGAAAATATCCACTTGCGCGAAGGTGTCAGCGAAGAGGAATTTGTAGAAATTCGTAAAAAGCGCGATGCCTGTTTGAGTATGCCGAAGCTGATAATTCCCTCTGTGCAGGTCAATATCCGCGCGGGGCAAATGCCGCCGGCAGAATCCAATGGTACTGTCTATTTAAAAGTACCGCTGAACCAGCTTTAA
- a CDS encoding helix-turn-helix transcriptional regulator translates to MPDPNNLDFDKMRESAGQAAAMLRSLANQDRLILLCQLSQEELNVGELEERLGIRQPSLSQQLGILRREGLVDTRREGKHVYYRVADRRVLTLLQTLYQLYCAE, encoded by the coding sequence ATGCCAGACCCCAACAATCTCGACTTTGACAAGATGCGCGAATCCGCCGGCCAGGCCGCGGCAATGCTGCGCTCACTCGCCAATCAGGACCGCCTAATCCTGCTCTGCCAGCTGAGCCAGGAAGAATTAAATGTAGGCGAACTTGAGGAGCGACTAGGGATTCGCCAGCCAAGCCTTTCCCAGCAACTGGGCATTTTGCGCCGCGAGGGACTTGTAGATACCCGTCGCGAAGGCAAGCACGTGTATTACCGGGTAGCTGACCGGCGGGTTCTCACCCTGTTGCAAACCCTATACCAACTTTATTGCGCGGAGTAG
- a CDS encoding YeeE/YedE family protein has product MTIDWTAFTPATAFTGGALIGLASVLLLLFNGRIAGISGIIGGLLDRASGIGWRLAFIAGMLIAPLAWQVFSALPTIEIEAGYPTLIAAGLLVGFGSRYGSGCTSGHGVCGLSRLSIRSLVATLVFMTAGFATVFVVRHLLAS; this is encoded by the coding sequence ATGACGATCGACTGGACGGCCTTTACCCCCGCCACAGCATTTACTGGCGGCGCACTCATCGGACTCGCAAGTGTCCTTTTGCTGCTTTTCAATGGCCGCATCGCTGGCATTTCCGGAATCATTGGCGGCCTGCTGGATAGAGCCTCCGGTATCGGCTGGCGCCTGGCCTTTATCGCAGGAATGCTAATCGCTCCCTTGGCCTGGCAAGTGTTTTCCGCATTACCAACCATTGAAATTGAAGCCGGCTACCCAACCCTGATCGCCGCCGGCCTGCTGGTGGGGTTCGGCAGCCGCTACGGCTCCGGCTGCACCAGCGGCCATGGGGTCTGTGGATTATCACGCCTATCTATCCGTTCACTGGTCGCCACGCTGGTATTTATGACAGCGGGTTTTGCCACTGTATTTGTTGTACGCCACCTGCTGGCATCCTGA
- a CDS encoding YeeE/YedE family protein, which translates to MKSRITALLAGLIFGMGLLLSGMANPEKVLGFLDLAGAWDPSLALVMIGAITIGLPVFQLMKGRSRSLLGEVLQLPTSSDIDRRLVTGGLLFGIGWGLAGFCPGPAIVATGAGQEKALVFTLAMLAGMGIFQFASRKNAVAQI; encoded by the coding sequence ATGAAATCCAGAATTACCGCCCTGCTGGCTGGACTGATTTTCGGGATGGGCCTGCTGCTCTCCGGCATGGCCAACCCGGAAAAAGTACTGGGATTTTTAGATCTCGCCGGCGCCTGGGACCCATCCCTGGCATTGGTAATGATCGGGGCTATCACCATTGGCCTACCAGTATTTCAACTGATGAAGGGGCGCAGCCGCTCCCTTTTGGGAGAGGTACTGCAACTGCCGACAAGCAGCGACATTGATCGTCGCCTGGTTACAGGTGGATTGCTGTTTGGCATCGGCTGGGGGCTGGCGGGATTTTGTCCGGGGCCGGCGATTGTTGCCACTGGAGCAGGACAGGAAAAAGCCCTTGTCTTTACCCTGGCAATGCTCGCCGGTATGGGGATTTTCCAGTTTGCTTCACGCAAAAATGCAGTTGCTCAGATTTAA
- a CDS encoding SulP family inorganic anion transporter, which yields MRAQHLIPPWLKRYQPKWLVGDAVAALLASMMLIPQALAYAALAGLPPYLGLYAGLLPLVGYALFGSSSVLSVGPVAVLALMTASALTPIAIPGSAEYISGAILLALLSGIILLLMGFLGLGSLSNLLSLPVVDGFVSGAAILIMVGQIAPLLGIEGEGHTALEILVSTLSNSPMTDPEAALLGLVALASLIAARLGLPFLLRKMGASPQRTKLLSRLAPMLIVLISILLTTIFHWEKELPVVGVIPSGLPALKVPSFNLAMVYQLLLPALIIALLGFVESLSVAHSIALRRGEKLDANAELRGLGASNLLSAFSGGFAVTGSFARTAVNDEAGAKSPLSGIIAAILIALVLLYATKVFTELPICVLAATIIVAAANLIDLRAMAHHWRYDRTDGLAMGGTFLGVILFGVEAGIGLGVGLSFATLIWRTSRPHIAVVGRVPGTEQFRNVLRHTVKTLPDILFLRIDENLFFSNISAVEERLLAEVKRHPNLHDMVLILSSVNRIDSTAIERLQQINSDLLERNICLHLAEVKGPVLDRLGRSKLLQELSGRVFLSSYIAELALRHHKIHDDNQADEPNSPADPA from the coding sequence ATGCGAGCACAGCACCTGATTCCACCCTGGCTAAAACGCTACCAGCCCAAGTGGCTGGTGGGCGACGCCGTGGCTGCACTCCTCGCCAGCATGATGCTGATCCCCCAGGCTTTAGCCTATGCCGCCCTCGCTGGTCTGCCGCCCTACCTGGGCCTGTATGCCGGGCTGCTGCCCCTGGTCGGTTACGCGCTGTTTGGCTCCAGTTCGGTACTCTCCGTCGGCCCGGTGGCAGTGCTGGCACTGATGACAGCATCGGCCCTCACCCCCATCGCCATACCGGGCAGCGCTGAATATATCAGCGGCGCCATTCTCCTCGCTCTGCTCAGTGGGATCATTCTGCTGCTTATGGGGTTTCTCGGTCTCGGCAGTCTCTCCAACCTGTTGAGCCTACCGGTGGTGGACGGCTTTGTCTCTGGCGCGGCAATCCTGATCATGGTGGGGCAGATTGCGCCGCTACTGGGTATTGAAGGAGAGGGCCACACAGCCCTGGAAATCCTGGTTAGCACCCTGAGTAACTCCCCCATGACAGATCCCGAAGCGGCGCTTCTGGGATTGGTGGCCCTGGCCAGCCTGATTGCAGCACGCCTGGGGTTGCCATTCTTACTACGTAAAATGGGGGCCAGCCCGCAACGTACAAAATTGCTTTCGCGCCTGGCACCAATGCTTATCGTGCTGATTTCGATCCTCCTCACCACGATCTTTCACTGGGAAAAAGAACTGCCGGTGGTCGGTGTGATCCCCTCGGGCTTACCGGCACTAAAAGTACCCTCTTTCAATCTGGCCATGGTCTACCAGCTATTACTGCCTGCATTGATTATCGCCCTGCTCGGCTTTGTCGAAAGCTTATCCGTAGCCCATAGCATTGCCCTGCGCCGGGGGGAAAAGCTCGACGCGAATGCCGAGCTGCGCGGCCTGGGCGCCTCCAACCTTCTCAGTGCTTTTTCCGGCGGTTTCGCAGTCACTGGCAGCTTTGCGCGCACAGCGGTCAACGATGAAGCTGGAGCAAAATCTCCGCTAAGTGGGATCATCGCTGCCATTTTAATCGCGCTGGTATTGCTGTATGCCACCAAGGTTTTTACCGAGCTGCCAATCTGCGTACTGGCCGCCACGATTATTGTGGCGGCAGCCAACCTGATCGACCTGCGTGCAATGGCCCACCACTGGCGTTACGATCGCACCGATGGGCTCGCCATGGGCGGCACCTTTCTGGGAGTTATCTTATTTGGGGTGGAAGCGGGTATCGGCCTGGGTGTGGGGCTCTCCTTCGCCACCCTGATCTGGCGTACCAGTCGGCCCCACATCGCTGTGGTGGGACGAGTGCCGGGTACTGAGCAATTCCGCAATGTACTGCGCCACACCGTCAAAACCCTGCCAGATATCCTCTTCCTGCGCATCGACGAAAATTTGTTTTTCAGTAATATCAGTGCCGTTGAGGAACGTCTGCTGGCGGAGGTCAAACGCCACCCCAACCTGCACGATATGGTGCTGATCCTCTCTTCAGTAAACCGTATCGACAGTACTGCCATAGAACGCTTGCAACAAATCAACAGCGACCTATTGGAGCGCAACATCTGCCTACACCTGGCAGAAGTAAAAGGGCCAGTACTCGACCGACTGGGGCGCTCCAAACTGTTACAGGAACTGAGCGGCAGGGTATTTCTTTCCTCCTATATCGCCGAGCTGGCCCTGCGCCACCACAAGATCCACGATGACAACCAGGCCGACGAACCCAACTCTCCTGCTGATCCCGCCTGA
- a CDS encoding ATP-dependent helicase yields MGGNTLTSEQQAIADHAGGHAKIIAVAGSGKTTALLHYVKNRLDTGVSPERLLVLMYNRSAREDFDRRMRQLAAGHTPSVHTFHSMGYRLYQRMIANDHIAAANLSPLPQSTVQLQIWKAIEECAPTHELEEIRARKQSEIEAAEFFIDYTKTILSGDLSAFQELKLGDEYMYFLQVFRTFEAWRRSQSAVTYADLIYDPAMLLSLDEQMAEQYGSYYEDILVDEYQDINEIQHFLLRVLYGKSGNVIAIGDPDQTIYEWRGSKPDFLLTFFDGDFPPSNIYHLSRTFRYGHQLSLAANHFIENNRDRADIFCVSADGERHTEIELVSTDKEGHWLVEHLRRCQKQEQSLNDIAVLVRLWSIAAPIELALLANNIPYRSASRNTVLSRRELRPLFWSLNIASGRFAELPAKRRQQGLYEWLTAPHVRIPRKVLEPICSALAAQDKGWGKQLITLLPENLSKPQTKRLRQRADLLTQIENWRGHAGELLRRHIGELELLTGIADDAFTRQQGEERQQTILAFCQYLDTLKQPPIEALAHLQELQRQHREGEQTEADAIQITTMHQAKGLEWEQVIIPTLTQHNMPYQPQRDFNTPASLESERRLMYVAMTRAKSRLFLLTPTDTAKKKDPEASQPSLFINEMQLPLSKLMAKSLHERPEQINTDIPVSRQALHYLEACDYNPNISAPRAPIRKPEPGEGLRHRKLGHGRVLKWEDQRIEILFSDGKPRRFDWDTLSQYLM; encoded by the coding sequence ATGGGCGGCAATACTCTCACTTCCGAGCAGCAGGCAATCGCAGACCACGCTGGTGGCCACGCCAAGATTATTGCCGTTGCCGGCTCTGGCAAAACCACCGCCCTGCTGCACTATGTGAAGAACCGCCTGGATACAGGTGTATCCCCGGAGCGGCTGCTGGTGTTGATGTATAACCGCAGTGCACGGGAAGATTTCGATCGCCGTATGCGGCAACTGGCTGCTGGCCACACTCCTTCGGTGCATACTTTCCACAGCATGGGCTACCGCCTGTACCAGCGTATGATCGCTAACGATCACATCGCCGCAGCCAACCTGAGCCCCCTGCCCCAATCCACAGTTCAACTTCAAATCTGGAAAGCGATTGAGGAATGCGCCCCCACCCATGAACTGGAAGAAATCCGTGCGCGCAAGCAGTCGGAGATTGAAGCTGCTGAATTTTTTATCGACTATACCAAGACCATTTTGTCCGGGGACCTCAGCGCATTCCAGGAGCTGAAACTCGGTGATGAATACATGTATTTTCTGCAGGTATTTCGCACCTTCGAGGCCTGGCGCCGCAGCCAGAGCGCCGTCACTTACGCGGACTTGATTTACGATCCGGCCATGCTGCTCAGCCTTGACGAACAAATGGCAGAACAATACGGCAGCTATTACGAAGATATCCTGGTGGACGAGTACCAGGACATCAATGAAATACAGCATTTTTTATTGCGCGTGCTATATGGAAAATCCGGCAACGTAATCGCTATTGGCGACCCGGACCAAACCATCTACGAGTGGCGCGGTTCCAAGCCTGATTTCCTACTCACTTTTTTTGACGGTGACTTCCCGCCCTCAAATATTTATCACCTGAGCCGCACCTTTCGCTACGGCCACCAGCTTTCTTTGGCCGCTAACCACTTTATCGAAAATAACCGCGACCGCGCCGATATTTTTTGTGTTTCCGCCGATGGTGAGAGACACACCGAAATCGAGCTTGTGAGTACCGATAAAGAAGGCCACTGGCTGGTAGAGCATTTGCGCCGCTGCCAAAAGCAAGAGCAGTCACTCAATGATATCGCTGTGCTTGTGCGCCTCTGGTCTATTGCTGCTCCCATTGAACTGGCGTTATTGGCCAACAACATTCCGTATCGGTCTGCCAGCCGCAACACGGTTTTATCCCGCCGCGAATTACGCCCACTATTCTGGAGCTTGAATATTGCCTCAGGTCGTTTTGCTGAACTACCGGCCAAGCGGCGCCAGCAGGGGCTCTATGAATGGCTGACTGCACCCCATGTACGCATCCCTCGCAAAGTATTGGAGCCTATTTGCTCTGCCCTTGCAGCCCAGGATAAAGGCTGGGGCAAACAGCTGATCACCCTGCTGCCTGAAAACCTGAGCAAACCGCAAACCAAACGCTTGCGCCAGCGTGCGGACCTGCTCACGCAAATTGAAAACTGGCGCGGCCACGCCGGCGAGTTGCTGCGCAGACATATCGGCGAACTGGAACTTCTCACTGGCATTGCCGATGACGCCTTCACCCGTCAGCAGGGGGAGGAGCGACAGCAAACGATTCTCGCTTTTTGCCAGTATTTGGACACACTCAAGCAGCCCCCTATAGAAGCCCTGGCACACCTGCAGGAACTGCAACGTCAGCACCGCGAGGGCGAACAAACTGAGGCCGATGCTATCCAGATCACAACCATGCACCAGGCAAAGGGGCTTGAATGGGAGCAGGTGATTATTCCCACCCTCACCCAGCACAATATGCCCTACCAGCCCCAGCGGGATTTCAACACTCCAGCCTCCCTGGAGAGTGAACGCCGTCTGATGTACGTGGCCATGACCAGGGCGAAAAGCAGACTATTCCTGCTGACACCTACAGATACAGCAAAGAAAAAAGACCCTGAGGCCTCCCAGCCATCACTGTTTATCAATGAGATGCAGCTGCCTTTGAGCAAACTGATGGCGAAATCCCTGCACGAGCGTCCCGAGCAAATCAACACGGATATTCCCGTCTCCCGCCAGGCGCTCCACTACCTGGAAGCCTGTGATTACAACCCCAATATCAGTGCCCCGCGCGCGCCCATACGCAAGCCTGAACCCGGCGAAGGCCTGCGCCACCGCAAGCTCGGCCACGGGCGCGTGCTGAAATGGGAAGACCAGCGAATAGAGATACTGTTTAGTGACGGTAAACCACGGCGCTTTGATTGGGATACTTTGTCGCAGTATTTAATGTAA
- a CDS encoding porin family protein: MRLSKVLWLLPALALSSLSQAEEKPFYLGLGYSFAELESDKALPSYFTSGQSFSEDTNSIDLYAGYQFSSYFSIELNYNTYDQARKRYDIDPTVDFITAPNDLEELEVDTLSLNSVLSYPIAENLKVLALAGFIYADIDNYWFGGEAPSISHSDSETGFTYGVGASYAFTERFSGKLQWKTIDIDNLELEGLHLSVETRF; encoded by the coding sequence ATGAGACTCTCAAAAGTATTGTGGTTATTGCCCGCCCTGGCTCTATCTAGCCTATCTCAAGCCGAAGAAAAACCATTCTACTTGGGCCTGGGGTATAGCTTTGCAGAACTGGAAAGTGATAAAGCACTGCCCTCCTATTTCACTTCCGGGCAAAGTTTTAGCGAAGACACCAACTCCATTGATCTATATGCGGGTTACCAGTTCAGCAGCTATTTCTCTATAGAGCTCAACTACAACACTTACGATCAGGCAAGAAAACGTTACGATATTGACCCTACGGTTGATTTTATAACTGCACCTAACGACCTGGAAGAACTAGAGGTTGACACTCTCTCCCTAAATAGCGTCCTCAGCTATCCGATAGCTGAAAACCTAAAAGTCCTCGCTTTAGCCGGCTTTATCTATGCCGACATTGACAATTACTGGTTTGGCGGTGAAGCCCCGTCAATATCCCATTCAGATAGCGAAACTGGATTTACTTACGGAGTGGGAGCCAGCTACGCATTTACTGAGCGCTTTTCCGGCAAACTACAGTGGAAAACCATCGATATTGATAATCTAGAGCTCGAAGGGTTACACCTTTCTGTAGAAACCCGTTTTTAA